A stretch of Microbacterium sp. LWH3-1.2 DNA encodes these proteins:
- a CDS encoding helix-turn-helix domain-containing protein codes for MPPTSLELSTLGHRIRHQRLAHGYTLDELGALVGVAGSQLSLIENGKREPKLSLLQAIASTTGVEVGDLLSAEPPNRRAALEIELERAQSGSVFRQLGVTPIKVTKGMSDDTIESILGLHRELQRREREAIATPEEARRANTELRLMMRERDNYLPDIEKLAEKQLKAAGHVSGALTHRTVSIMAEKLGFELIYVNDLPHSTRSVTDLEHGRIYLPPASIPGGHGLRSMALQAMAHRLLGHERPTDYADFLQQRLEINYYAACCLMPETASVAFLQQAKKDRNLAVEDFRDAFGVTHEAAGMRLTNLVTRHLGIKLHFLRVDGSGAISRVYENDDLPLPMDVTGAVDGQIACRKFSARAAFSEQNRTTEHYQYTDTPAGTYWCSTQTGTTAEGEFSITVGVPFDDARWFRGRETQKRATSTCPDESCCRRVASDVSDRWAGKAWPSARVHMQMFSPLPRGAFPGVDDNEVYDFLDRHA; via the coding sequence ATGCCCCCCACGTCACTCGAACTGTCGACCCTGGGCCACCGCATCCGTCATCAGCGCCTCGCCCACGGCTACACGCTCGACGAGCTCGGAGCGCTGGTCGGGGTCGCCGGAAGCCAGCTCAGCCTCATCGAGAACGGCAAGCGCGAGCCGAAGCTGTCGCTGCTCCAGGCGATCGCCTCGACGACCGGCGTCGAGGTGGGCGACCTCCTCTCGGCCGAGCCGCCGAACCGCCGCGCGGCGCTCGAGATCGAGCTGGAGCGCGCGCAGTCGGGGTCTGTGTTCCGCCAGCTCGGCGTCACGCCGATCAAGGTGACGAAGGGCATGTCCGACGACACGATCGAATCGATCCTGGGTCTGCATCGCGAGCTGCAGCGGCGCGAGCGCGAGGCCATCGCCACGCCCGAAGAGGCGCGCCGGGCGAACACCGAGCTCCGGCTCATGATGCGCGAGCGCGACAACTACCTCCCCGACATCGAGAAGCTCGCTGAGAAGCAGCTCAAGGCGGCGGGTCACGTGTCGGGCGCCCTCACGCACCGAACCGTGAGCATCATGGCCGAGAAGCTCGGCTTCGAGCTGATCTACGTGAACGACCTCCCGCACTCGACGCGCTCGGTGACCGACCTCGAGCACGGCCGCATCTATCTGCCGCCGGCGTCCATCCCCGGCGGGCACGGCCTCCGGTCGATGGCGCTGCAGGCGATGGCGCATCGCCTGCTCGGCCACGAGAGGCCGACGGACTACGCCGACTTCCTGCAGCAGCGGCTCGAGATCAACTACTACGCCGCGTGCTGCCTCATGCCCGAGACAGCCTCCGTGGCATTCCTGCAGCAGGCGAAGAAGGACCGCAACCTCGCCGTCGAGGACTTCCGGGACGCATTCGGCGTCACGCATGAGGCCGCCGGCATGCGCCTCACCAACCTCGTGACGCGCCACCTCGGGATCAAGCTGCACTTCCTGCGCGTCGACGGCTCGGGTGCGATCTCGCGCGTGTACGAGAACGACGACCTGCCGCTTCCGATGGACGTCACAGGCGCCGTGGACGGTCAGATCGCGTGCCGCAAATTCTCGGCCCGCGCCGCCTTCTCGGAGCAGAACCGCACGACCGAGCACTATCAGTACACCGACACGCCCGCCGGCACGTACTGGTGCTCGACGCAGACCGGCACCACCGCGGAGGGCGAGTTCTCGATCACCGTCGGCGTGCCCTTCGACGACGCTCGGTGGTTCCGCGGGCGTGAGACGCAGAAGCGCGCGACCTCGACGTGCCCCGACGAGTCGTGCTGCCGCCGCGTCGCCTCCGACGTCTCCGACCGCTGGGCGGGCAAGGCCTGGCCGAGCGCGCGCGTGCACATGCAGATGTTCTCGCCGCTCCCCCGCGGCGCGTTCCCCGGTGTCGACGACAACGAGGTCTACGACTTCCTCGACCGTCACGCCTGA
- a CDS encoding phosphoenolpyruvate carboxykinase (GTP): MALADIFTRTEGSTSASPTLPRTYGEAPTVQGEGMAALRAWVDGIAALTQPARIHWVGGSRAENDALLREMVDEGKLIKLNPEWRPGSYLARSHPSDVARTEGRTFIASEREEDAGPTNNWVAPDEIRATITPLFEGSMRGRTMYVVPFSMGPVGGPLSHIGVQVTDSAYAVTSIGIMTRVGTEVLREIAGGAPWVKTVHSVGAPLQPGQADVAWPCNDTKYIVHFPDTLEVWSYGSGYGGNAILAKKCFALRIASVIARDEGWLAEHMLLIRVIDPAGRAYHIAAAFPSACGKTNLAMLRPTIPGWRVETLGDDIAWLRPGEDGRLWAINPEAGFFGVAPGTGESTNVTAVETLWGNTIFTNVALRADGDVWWEGLTDEPPAQLTDWEGKPWTPASGRPAAHPNSRFTVAAAQCPQIAEDWDAPQGVPLDAILFGGRRATNVPLVVEATDWTHGVFMGSNISSERTAAAEGTVGELRRDPFAMLPFCGYNMADYFGHWLSIGQKLRFDRAPRVFQVNWFRKGTDGRFLWPGFGDNSRVIDWIIRRIEGVVGAIESPIGRLPRTEDLDLDGIEVPQADLDELFAIDPQSWLREADLTEEFYRIFDGRVPAPLWAELAALRYRLQRA, from the coding sequence ATGGCCCTTGCCGACATCTTCACCCGAACCGAAGGCTCCACTTCCGCCAGTCCCACCCTCCCCCGGACGTACGGCGAGGCGCCGACCGTTCAGGGCGAAGGCATGGCCGCGTTGCGCGCATGGGTCGACGGGATCGCGGCGTTGACGCAGCCTGCGCGTATCCATTGGGTGGGTGGGTCGCGGGCCGAGAACGATGCGTTGCTGCGGGAGATGGTCGATGAGGGCAAGCTCATCAAGCTCAACCCGGAGTGGCGTCCCGGCTCGTACCTGGCCCGGTCGCACCCCAGCGATGTGGCGCGTACCGAGGGCCGCACGTTCATCGCGTCCGAGCGCGAGGAGGACGCCGGCCCCACGAACAACTGGGTCGCTCCCGACGAGATCCGCGCGACCATCACGCCGCTGTTCGAGGGGTCGATGAGGGGCCGCACGATGTACGTCGTGCCGTTCTCGATGGGGCCGGTCGGCGGCCCGCTGTCGCACATCGGCGTGCAGGTCACCGACAGCGCCTACGCGGTCACCTCGATCGGCATCATGACGCGCGTGGGCACCGAGGTGCTGCGTGAGATCGCCGGCGGCGCGCCGTGGGTCAAGACGGTGCACTCGGTGGGAGCCCCGCTGCAGCCGGGTCAGGCCGACGTGGCGTGGCCGTGCAACGATACGAAGTACATCGTGCACTTCCCCGACACGCTGGAGGTCTGGTCGTACGGCTCCGGCTACGGCGGCAACGCGATCCTGGCGAAGAAGTGCTTCGCGCTGCGCATCGCGTCGGTCATCGCTCGCGACGAGGGCTGGCTCGCCGAGCACATGCTGCTCATCCGCGTCATCGACCCGGCCGGTCGGGCATACCACATCGCGGCGGCGTTCCCGTCGGCGTGCGGCAAGACGAACCTCGCCATGCTGCGCCCCACGATCCCGGGCTGGCGCGTGGAGACTCTCGGCGACGACATCGCGTGGCTGCGTCCCGGCGAGGACGGGCGCCTGTGGGCGATCAACCCCGAGGCCGGGTTCTTCGGCGTCGCACCCGGAACGGGCGAGTCGACCAACGTCACCGCGGTCGAGACGCTGTGGGGCAACACCATCTTCACGAACGTGGCACTGCGCGCCGACGGCGACGTGTGGTGGGAGGGCCTCACTGACGAGCCGCCGGCACAGCTCACCGACTGGGAGGGCAAGCCGTGGACCCCGGCATCCGGTCGTCCCGCCGCCCACCCGAACTCGCGCTTCACCGTCGCCGCGGCCCAGTGCCCGCAGATCGCCGAGGACTGGGACGCCCCGCAGGGCGTGCCGCTGGACGCCATCCTGTTCGGCGGTCGCCGCGCCACCAACGTCCCGCTCGTGGTCGAGGCCACCGACTGGACGCACGGCGTCTTCATGGGCTCGAACATCTCGTCCGAGCGCACCGCGGCTGCGGAGGGCACGGTCGGCGAGCTGCGCCGCGACCCGTTCGCGATGCTCCCGTTCTGCGGCTACAACATGGCCGACTACTTCGGGCACTGGCTCAGCATCGGCCAGAAGCTGCGCTTCGACCGCGCACCGCGCGTGTTCCAGGTCAACTGGTTCCGCAAAGGCACCGACGGCCGGTTCCTGTGGCCCGGGTTCGGCGACAACTCCCGCGTCATCGACTGGATCATCCGTCGCATCGAGGGCGTGGTCGGCGCCATCGAGAGCCCGATCGGCCGCCTGCCCCGCACGGAAGACCTCGACCTCGACGGCATCGAGGTGCCCCAGGCCGACCTCGACGAGCTGTTCGCCATCGACCCGCAGTCGTGGCTGCGCGAAGCCGACCTCACCGAAGAGTTCTACCGCATCTTCGACGGCCGCGTCCCCGCCCCGCTGTGGGCCGAACTCGCCGCACTCCGGTACCGCCTCCAGCGCGCCTGA
- a CDS encoding ABC transporter ATP-binding protein — translation MPSADLDEAPAAPTEASPRPRRGRGRRGKAEEGPRATFSQLLPYLFEHKRTLAVVVVLSILSAGASLIQPLLVGQVITRVQAGLDLGLLVWALVGFVVLASLISGWQHYLLQRTGTAVVYSSRRRLIARILHLPISEFDARRTGDLVSRVGSDTTLLYAALTQGLADSVGNALLFVGALVAMAIIDPLLLAIIVLVIGVSVLGVVALSGRIRTASTEQQEKVGALASGVERAIGSIRTVRASGATAREVDSVTAQATEAYTVGVRIAKVSALVVPIAGIALQVSLLVVIGLGGFRVATGALSIASLVTFIMFLFMLIAPLGSFFGAITSVNQALGALGRIQEVLDLPTESQDDAVIAVRAADSPRSPVTSGHPEGQIATGEQTEPAAIEFRDVRFRYPQNVVAARRKAESEALAVLESAHVDTSTIVLGDGVGETGLDRAAGVAASVSADLEVLRGVSFSVPRGARVALVGPSGAGKSTTLALIERFYDPTDGAILLDGTDVRALDRDDLRAHLGYVEQDAPTLAGTIGDNLRLASPEASDEACEAVLRAVNLGEVLDRNPLGVDAPVGESGVMLSGGERQRLAIARALLAAPPILLLDESTSSLDGLNEQRMREAIDAVAAGRTLVVIAHRLSTVVDSDHIVVMEHGRVVGQGTHSELVASTPLYRDLAKHQLLV, via the coding sequence ATGCCCTCCGCCGATCTCGACGAAGCCCCCGCCGCACCCACCGAGGCATCCCCGCGCCCCCGCCGCGGACGAGGCCGGCGCGGCAAGGCCGAAGAGGGGCCGCGCGCGACCTTCTCGCAACTGCTGCCCTACCTCTTCGAGCACAAGCGCACACTCGCCGTCGTCGTGGTGCTGAGCATCCTCAGCGCGGGCGCGTCGCTCATCCAGCCGCTGCTCGTCGGCCAGGTCATCACGCGCGTGCAGGCAGGGCTCGACCTCGGCCTGCTCGTCTGGGCGCTCGTCGGGTTCGTCGTGCTGGCCTCGCTCATCTCGGGCTGGCAGCACTACCTGCTGCAGCGCACCGGCACCGCCGTCGTGTACTCGAGCCGCCGTCGGCTCATCGCGCGCATCCTGCACCTGCCGATCAGCGAATTCGACGCACGACGCACCGGCGATCTCGTCTCGCGCGTCGGCAGCGACACGACCCTGCTCTATGCGGCTCTCACGCAGGGACTCGCGGACTCGGTCGGCAACGCGCTGCTGTTCGTCGGAGCACTCGTCGCCATGGCGATCATCGACCCACTGCTGCTCGCGATCATCGTGCTCGTGATCGGCGTCTCGGTGCTCGGCGTGGTCGCGCTGAGCGGTCGCATCCGCACCGCCTCGACCGAGCAGCAGGAGAAGGTGGGCGCCCTCGCCTCGGGCGTCGAGCGCGCCATCGGCTCGATCCGCACGGTCCGCGCCTCCGGGGCGACCGCCCGCGAGGTCGACTCGGTGACAGCGCAGGCGACCGAGGCCTACACCGTCGGCGTGCGCATTGCGAAGGTCTCGGCACTCGTGGTGCCGATCGCCGGCATCGCGCTGCAGGTATCGCTGCTGGTGGTCATCGGACTCGGTGGCTTCCGCGTCGCGACGGGCGCGCTGTCGATCGCGAGCCTCGTGACCTTCATCATGTTCCTCTTCATGCTGATCGCACCGCTCGGCTCGTTCTTCGGCGCGATCACGTCGGTGAATCAAGCGCTCGGCGCGCTGGGCCGCATCCAGGAGGTGCTCGACCTGCCGACCGAATCGCAGGACGACGCCGTGATCGCCGTGCGCGCCGCCGACTCCCCTCGCTCACCTGTCACGAGTGGCCACCCGGAGGGGCAGATCGCGACAGGTGAGCAAACTGAACCCGCGGCGATCGAGTTCCGCGACGTGCGGTTCCGCTACCCCCAGAACGTCGTGGCGGCGCGGCGCAAGGCCGAGTCCGAGGCGCTGGCCGTGCTCGAGAGCGCGCATGTCGACACGTCGACGATCGTGCTCGGCGACGGGGTGGGCGAGACCGGCCTCGACCGAGCGGCCGGTGTCGCAGCATCCGTCTCGGCCGATCTCGAGGTGCTGCGGGGCGTGTCGTTCTCCGTCCCGCGCGGGGCGCGCGTCGCGCTGGTCGGCCCGTCGGGCGCGGGCAAGAGCACCACCCTCGCCCTCATCGAGCGCTTCTACGACCCGACCGACGGGGCGATCCTGCTCGACGGCACGGACGTGAGAGCGCTCGATCGCGATGACCTGCGCGCGCACCTCGGGTACGTCGAACAGGACGCCCCGACCCTGGCCGGAACCATCGGTGACAACCTGCGGCTGGCCTCGCCCGAGGCATCCGATGAGGCGTGCGAGGCCGTGCTCCGGGCGGTCAACCTGGGTGAAGTACTCGACCGCAACCCGCTCGGCGTCGACGCGCCCGTCGGCGAGTCGGGCGTGATGCTCTCGGGCGGCGAGCGTCAGCGTCTCGCGATCGCGCGGGCGCTGCTGGCCGCTCCCCCAATCCTGCTGCTCGACGAGTCGACGTCGTCGCTCGACGGACTGAACGAGCAGCGCATGCGCGAGGCGATCGACGCGGTCGCGGCCGGGCGCACGCTCGTCGTGATCGCGCACCGCCTGTCGACCGTCGTCGACAGCGACCACATCGTGGTCATGGAGCACGGCCGAGTCGTCGGCCAGGGCACGCACTCCGAGCTCGTCGCCTCGACTCCGCTCTACCGCGACCTCGCGAAGCATCAGCTGCTGGTCTGA
- a CDS encoding AsnC family protein, whose amino-acid sequence MSGDELTTLIGAAGGREPIAELHRLAEVRRELARAEEAQVRKARNLGFSWQAIASALGVSRQAVHKKYGRR is encoded by the coding sequence ATGAGCGGCGACGAACTGACCACCCTGATCGGGGCTGCAGGCGGTCGCGAGCCGATCGCGGAGCTGCACCGTCTCGCCGAAGTGCGGCGCGAACTCGCCCGCGCCGAAGAGGCGCAGGTGCGCAAGGCGCGCAACCTCGGCTTCTCGTGGCAGGCGATCGCGAGTGCCCTCGGTGTGAGCCGACAGGCGGTCCACAAGAAGTACGGTCGACGGTAA
- a CDS encoding ABC transporter ATP-binding protein, which yields MPAPVITAENLVKAYKVKGKPDFLAVDGLSFEVAPGESFGLLGPNGAGKSTTMKMVGAVSARTSGRLEILGLDPDRYGPEIRSRLGVVPQQDNLDGELNARENLYIYGRYFGLPGKVCHQKADELLAFAQLEDKAKSKVEQLSGGMKRRLTIARGLINDPRILLLDEPTTGLDPQARHVLWDRLFRLKERGTTLVLTTHYMDEAEQLCDRLIVVDKGRIMAEGTPASLIREHSSREVLEVRFGSDRNEQIAPQLEGIGDRVEVLPDRILVYASDGEAALETVTHRGLTPLTSLVRRSSLEDVFLRLTGRSLIE from the coding sequence GTGCCCGCCCCCGTGATCACCGCTGAGAACCTCGTCAAGGCCTACAAGGTCAAAGGGAAGCCGGACTTCCTCGCCGTCGACGGCCTGTCGTTCGAGGTGGCGCCGGGAGAATCGTTCGGCCTGCTGGGCCCGAACGGTGCGGGCAAGTCCACCACGATGAAGATGGTGGGTGCGGTCTCCGCGCGGACGTCTGGTCGGCTCGAGATCCTCGGGCTCGACCCCGATCGCTATGGCCCCGAGATCCGGTCGCGGCTCGGCGTCGTGCCCCAGCAGGACAACCTCGACGGCGAGCTCAACGCGCGCGAGAACCTCTACATCTACGGCCGCTACTTCGGCCTGCCCGGCAAGGTGTGCCACCAGAAGGCCGATGAGCTGCTCGCGTTCGCCCAGCTCGAAGACAAGGCCAAGAGCAAGGTCGAGCAGCTCTCGGGCGGCATGAAACGGCGGCTCACGATCGCGCGCGGCCTCATCAACGATCCCCGCATCCTGCTGCTCGACGAGCCGACCACCGGCCTCGACCCGCAGGCCCGCCATGTGCTGTGGGACCGCCTGTTCCGTCTCAAGGAGCGTGGCACGACGCTCGTGCTCACCACGCACTACATGGACGAGGCCGAGCAGCTCTGCGATCGGCTCATCGTCGTCGACAAGGGCCGCATCATGGCGGAGGGCACGCCCGCCTCGCTCATCCGCGAGCACTCCAGCCGGGAGGTGCTCGAGGTGCGCTTCGGCTCGGACCGCAACGAGCAGATCGCCCCGCAGCTCGAGGGCATTGGCGACCGCGTAGAGGTGCTGCCCGACCGCATCCTCGTCTACGCGAGCGACGGCGAAGCAGCACTCGAGACCGTGACGCATCGTGGACTCACGCCGCTGACCTCGCTCGTGCGCCGCTCGAGCCTCGAGGACGTCTTCCTCCGGCTCACGGGAAGGTCGCTGATCGAATGA
- a CDS encoding ABC transporter permease has protein sequence MSLPSEGAPTRVQPTLDELREEAMQWGRKPRALGTWYVTEHMVRAMRAYGWTIIVGALGQPILYLLGLAVGLAALIDAPITQNGVEVSYLVFVAPALLMTAAISVASEEFSYPVMAGFKWRRYFFGFSATGLSPGQIAGGVIVGASARIMVVTVAYYLFLWLFQAVPDPQTGWLTIPIGLLAGLAFGIPYMAYAASITDDKGQVALVQRFIFMPMFLFSGTFYPLDTLPLWLQWIGWVSPLWHATELGRVATYGLPMDPFALVVHVGYLLVLSIGGYMIGRRIFQRRLGA, from the coding sequence ATGAGCCTTCCCTCCGAGGGCGCCCCGACACGCGTGCAGCCGACGCTCGACGAGCTGCGCGAAGAGGCGATGCAATGGGGCCGCAAGCCCCGCGCCCTGGGCACCTGGTACGTCACCGAGCACATGGTGCGCGCGATGCGCGCGTACGGCTGGACCATCATCGTCGGAGCGCTCGGCCAGCCGATCCTCTATCTCCTCGGGCTCGCCGTCGGGCTCGCCGCCCTCATCGACGCCCCGATCACGCAGAACGGCGTCGAGGTCTCATACCTCGTGTTCGTGGCGCCGGCGCTCCTGATGACGGCCGCGATCTCCGTCGCGTCGGAGGAGTTCTCGTACCCGGTCATGGCGGGGTTCAAGTGGCGGCGGTACTTCTTCGGGTTCAGCGCGACCGGGCTGTCGCCGGGGCAGATCGCCGGCGGCGTCATCGTCGGCGCGTCGGCGCGGATCATGGTCGTCACGGTCGCGTACTACCTGTTCCTGTGGCTGTTCCAGGCGGTTCCCGACCCGCAGACGGGATGGCTCACCATCCCGATCGGCCTGCTCGCGGGCCTCGCCTTCGGCATCCCCTACATGGCCTACGCCGCGTCGATCACCGACGACAAGGGGCAGGTCGCCCTCGTGCAGCGCTTCATCTTCATGCCGATGTTCCTGTTCTCCGGTACGTTCTACCCGCTCGACACGCTGCCGCTGTGGCTGCAGTGGATCGGCTGGGTGTCGCCTCTGTGGCACGCGACGGAGCTCGGCCGCGTCGCCACCTACGGCCTGCCGATGGATCCGTTCGCGCTCGTCGTGCACGTCGGCTACCTCCTCGTGCTCTCGATCGGCGGGTACATGATCGGCCGCCGCATCTTCCAGAGGCGGCTCGGCGCATGA
- a CDS encoding ABC transporter permease, protein MTVATGTEAAAIRAGGVRALWAGNPQSVVQRGLIAARSSSWAVVLSGFFEPVFYLASMGIGLGALIGDVQTSSGVEVPYAAFIAPALLAVSAMNGAIYDSTWNVFFKLNYGKLYEGMLATSLGPLDVALGEILYALLRGLLYATGFMIIMQILGLNLAWTAILALPAVLLIAFGFASLGMAVTSYMKTFQQMDWINFVLLPMFLFSATLYPITIYPEWIQHVIMAFPLWHGVELVRGLTTGILTPEMWWHVLYYVVMIAIGLVFTTKRLRALFLD, encoded by the coding sequence ATGACCGTCGCGACCGGAACCGAGGCCGCCGCGATCCGCGCCGGTGGCGTGCGCGCGCTGTGGGCGGGCAACCCGCAGTCGGTCGTGCAGCGCGGCCTCATCGCCGCGCGCTCGTCGAGCTGGGCCGTCGTACTGTCGGGCTTCTTCGAGCCCGTGTTCTATCTCGCCTCGATGGGCATCGGCCTCGGCGCCCTCATCGGCGACGTGCAGACCTCCAGCGGCGTCGAGGTGCCCTATGCGGCGTTCATCGCCCCGGCGCTCCTCGCTGTCTCGGCGATGAACGGCGCGATCTACGACTCGACGTGGAACGTCTTCTTCAAGCTCAACTACGGCAAGCTCTACGAGGGCATGCTCGCGACCTCGCTCGGCCCGCTCGACGTCGCGCTGGGCGAGATCCTCTACGCGCTGCTGCGCGGACTGCTGTACGCGACCGGCTTCATGATCATCATGCAGATCCTCGGCCTCAACCTGGCGTGGACCGCGATCCTGGCGCTTCCGGCGGTCCTGCTCATCGCCTTCGGGTTCGCGAGCCTCGGCATGGCGGTCACGAGCTACATGAAGACATTCCAGCAGATGGACTGGATCAACTTCGTGCTGCTGCCGATGTTCCTATTCTCGGCGACGCTGTACCCGATCACGATCTACCCCGAATGGATCCAGCACGTCATCATGGCGTTCCCGCTGTGGCACGGCGTCGAGCTCGTCCGCGGACTCACCACCGGCATCCTCACCCCCGAGATGTGGTGGCACGTCCTCTACTACGTCGTGATGATCGCGATAGGTCTGGTCTTCACCACGAAGCGCCTGCGCGCGCTGTTCCTGGATTGA
- a CDS encoding TetR/AcrR family transcriptional regulator, which translates to MSSSIASATKSERTRALIRDVALRSFRERGYDQTTVRFIAAEAGVSVGTTNYHFASKNDLVQELYLDVQQQHRAAAVPLLATSDDLIERLGIVFRTGLAQLEPYHRFAPEFLSAAVSPRSSINPLSSDSSESRKIVIGLFREAITGAADKLPPEFDEDLPSALMLGHLLLALFWVYDTSDGRERTSRLLDRGLRLLKVSLPLVRLRLLRKPLRELLDLVAEVQA; encoded by the coding sequence ATGTCCAGTTCCATCGCCTCCGCCACCAAGAGCGAGCGCACACGAGCGCTCATCCGCGACGTCGCCCTGCGCTCGTTCCGGGAGCGCGGGTACGACCAGACGACCGTCAGATTCATCGCCGCCGAAGCGGGCGTCTCAGTGGGCACGACCAATTACCACTTCGCGTCGAAGAACGACCTCGTCCAAGAGCTCTACCTCGACGTCCAGCAGCAGCACCGGGCCGCCGCGGTGCCCCTGCTCGCGACGAGCGACGATCTCATCGAACGGCTCGGCATCGTCTTCCGCACGGGTCTCGCGCAGCTCGAGCCCTACCACCGCTTCGCGCCGGAGTTCCTCTCGGCGGCGGTCTCGCCACGCTCGTCGATCAATCCGCTCTCGAGCGACTCCTCGGAATCGCGCAAGATCGTGATCGGGCTCTTCCGCGAGGCGATCACCGGCGCCGCAGACAAGCTCCCGCCGGAGTTCGATGAGGACCTGCCGTCGGCGCTGATGCTCGGCCACCTGCTGCTCGCCCTGTTCTGGGTCTACGACACCTCCGACGGTCGCGAACGCACCAGCAGGCTGCTCGACCGGGGACTGCGGCTCCTCAAGGTCTCGCTGCCGCTGGTCCGCTTGCGCCTGCTCCGAAAGCCGCTGCGCGAACTGTTGGACCTCGTCGCCGAGGTGCAGGCGTGA
- a CDS encoding SRPBCC family protein gives MVQRAIYVSIRISAPMERVWQLTQDPALHARWDVRFSRITPTTPLAGGGTRFVYERRLPGCTITGTGTTIGERERPDGTRTSALRFDSDSRLSPLGAGRGYWRYRPDGDSVVFSTGYDYTSNWDRALDLIVRPLIGWATAWSFDRLRIWAETGTPPERWPLRSVLRFWCAQRPRAARCGGRPANRRVMEDAPNTLHELVQP, from the coding sequence ATGGTGCAGCGTGCCATCTACGTCAGCATCCGCATCTCCGCGCCAATGGAGAGGGTGTGGCAGCTCACCCAGGATCCGGCGCTTCATGCACGCTGGGACGTCCGCTTCAGCCGCATCACTCCGACCACTCCACTGGCCGGCGGCGGCACCCGCTTCGTGTACGAACGACGCCTGCCCGGCTGCACCATCACCGGCACCGGCACCACGATCGGCGAACGCGAGCGTCCCGACGGAACGCGCACTTCCGCCCTGCGTTTCGACAGCGACAGTCGGCTCTCGCCGCTCGGTGCCGGTCGCGGTTACTGGCGCTATCGCCCCGACGGCGATTCCGTCGTGTTCTCCACTGGCTACGACTACACATCGAACTGGGATCGCGCACTCGATCTCATCGTGCGGCCGCTGATCGGCTGGGCGACCGCGTGGAGCTTCGATCGGCTGCGGATCTGGGCCGAGACCGGCACGCCGCCCGAGCGATGGCCGTTGAGATCGGTGCTGCGGTTCTGGTGCGCGCAGCGTCCGAGGGCCGCACGGTGCGGGGGTCGTCCTGCGAACCGCCGGGTCATGGAGGATGCTCCGAACACCCTTCACGAGCTGGTGCAACCGTGA
- a CDS encoding DUF4166 domain-containing protein: protein MSAATAVVTSIFARAMGDDFSRLHPMLRRRFGVGLTTGYACVGRGTMTRIRRGPWWTIPFLQIGRFRNILIPEVGRDIPFTIENYPYRDPFGRETVTFVRHFRMPRAVRRFDATMILGDDGRVVDYLGSHQHLAVDLQLTAEPDGSLLLRSGRQRFYEGLLGFRFPMLFSGRAELRESYDDRAQVFRIRLEVRNRIFGFLFGYEGEFRCEFSEATDAPSHTKPIRHQRRT from the coding sequence GTGAGCGCCGCGACCGCGGTGGTGACGTCGATCTTCGCGCGCGCGATGGGAGACGACTTCTCTCGCCTGCACCCCATGCTGCGGCGGCGCTTCGGCGTCGGCCTGACGACCGGCTACGCCTGCGTCGGTCGCGGCACCATGACCCGCATTCGCCGCGGCCCGTGGTGGACGATCCCGTTCCTGCAGATCGGGCGGTTCCGCAACATCCTCATCCCCGAGGTGGGACGCGACATCCCCTTCACGATCGAGAACTATCCGTACCGCGATCCCTTCGGACGCGAGACGGTCACCTTCGTGCGTCATTTCCGGATGCCCCGTGCCGTGCGCCGCTTCGACGCCACGATGATCCTCGGCGACGATGGCCGGGTCGTCGACTACCTCGGCAGCCATCAGCACCTCGCGGTCGACCTCCAGCTCACAGCGGAGCCCGACGGCAGCCTCCTGCTGAGATCGGGCCGGCAGCGCTTCTACGAAGGGCTGCTCGGCTTCCGCTTCCCGATGCTCTTCAGCGGCCGCGCCGAACTGCGCGAGAGCTACGACGATCGCGCGCAGGTCTTCCGCATCCGTCTCGAGGTGCGCAACCGCATCTTCGGGTTCCTCTTCGGGTACGAGGGCGAATTCCGGTGCGAGTTCTCCGAGGCGACCGACGCCCCCTCCCACACCAAGCCGATCCGGCACCAGCGACGCACGTGA